The Microbacterium sp. SORGH_AS_0862 genome has a segment encoding these proteins:
- a CDS encoding DsbA family protein, producing MTDPIRIDVWSDIACPWCYIGKRNLEAGLKATADDEDAPRVEVTFHSYELSPDTPVDFHGNEVDFLAEYKGMPHEQVRQMLDRVTGVAAEAGLDYHFEKLQHTNTVLAHQLLHFAKEQGLQREMTERLMAAYFVEGHHVGRVDDLVALAAEVGLDADAAREALQSNRYLDAVEADKAQATAYGINAVPFFVIDERYGVSGAQPPEAFAQIARQVWAERQGAETA from the coding sequence ATGACTGACCCGATTCGTATCGACGTGTGGAGTGACATCGCGTGCCCGTGGTGTTACATCGGAAAGCGCAATCTCGAGGCCGGACTGAAGGCCACCGCGGATGACGAGGATGCCCCGCGGGTGGAGGTGACCTTCCACTCGTACGAGCTTTCGCCCGATACGCCCGTCGATTTCCATGGCAACGAGGTCGACTTCCTCGCGGAGTACAAGGGGATGCCGCACGAGCAGGTTCGGCAGATGCTGGACCGCGTCACGGGCGTGGCGGCCGAGGCCGGTCTGGATTACCACTTCGAGAAGCTGCAGCACACGAACACGGTGCTCGCTCATCAGCTGCTGCACTTCGCGAAGGAGCAGGGGCTGCAGCGGGAGATGACCGAGCGTCTGATGGCCGCCTACTTCGTAGAAGGGCACCACGTGGGTCGTGTGGATGATCTCGTCGCACTGGCCGCGGAGGTCGGATTGGATGCGGATGCGGCGCGTGAGGCGCTGCAGAGCAACCGGTACCTGGATGCCGTCGAAGCCGACAAGGCGCAGGCGACGGCGTACGGGATCAACGCCGTACCGTTCTTCGTGATCGACGAGCGCTACGGAGTGAGCGGGGCGCAGCCGCCTGAGGCGTTCGCGCAGATCGCCCGTCAGGTCTGGGCCGAGCGGCAGGGCGCCGAGACGGCCTGA
- a CDS encoding PIG-L family deacetylase, with protein MGTRTPARDARHARQRRRRTVIWVSSLIAVLAVGVTTAAAVVLPQLPPSFPFAAEPTPTSSPSVVHSPDPAPLPTPVQTPDIPPPPPAPVSPLALGCDTTTVMSVWAHQDDDLIFANPSLQEAVSNGECVRTLYLTAGDAGKGTNYSRSRELGILRAYNTMRGAQAFWDETSVTTLSGAHVTMFSRQGDPKLTVAFLRLPDGGLDAGGFVATGHGSIPKLESGAIPALAPIDGGPPLTAAVLQQTVAEAISAWAPTRLFTHVPANSPLTQGDHPDHGATGAIVRAAAQSVGYPTDAIRYFVGYPSQNLPVNLSGDALNRKVDTYRVYAKEDPVIACADNTACLARKGFGAWLQRSYPKTDAELGIG; from the coding sequence GTGGGAACCCGAACCCCGGCGCGTGACGCGCGCCACGCACGACAGCGGCGACGCCGCACCGTCATCTGGGTGAGCTCGCTCATCGCCGTCCTGGCAGTGGGAGTCACGACGGCAGCGGCCGTGGTACTGCCGCAACTGCCGCCGTCCTTCCCGTTCGCTGCAGAGCCGACGCCGACTTCGTCGCCGTCGGTGGTCCACTCACCGGATCCCGCGCCGTTGCCCACTCCGGTACAGACGCCCGACATCCCGCCACCTCCCCCGGCGCCCGTCTCCCCACTCGCTCTCGGGTGCGACACGACGACCGTGATGTCGGTGTGGGCGCACCAGGACGACGACCTGATCTTCGCGAATCCCTCGCTGCAGGAGGCCGTGAGTAATGGCGAATGCGTGCGCACGCTGTACCTGACCGCCGGTGACGCCGGGAAGGGAACGAACTACTCGCGCTCACGCGAGCTGGGCATCCTGCGCGCGTACAACACGATGCGCGGCGCGCAGGCCTTCTGGGACGAGACCAGCGTCACCACGCTCTCGGGAGCGCACGTGACGATGTTCTCCCGACAGGGAGACCCCAAGTTGACCGTCGCGTTCCTCCGACTCCCCGACGGCGGCCTCGACGCGGGCGGGTTCGTGGCCACCGGTCACGGGAGTATCCCGAAGCTCGAGTCCGGCGCAATTCCCGCGCTCGCCCCCATCGACGGTGGACCGCCGCTCACCGCCGCCGTGCTGCAGCAGACCGTGGCCGAGGCGATCTCGGCGTGGGCTCCCACCCGGCTCTTCACCCACGTGCCCGCAAACTCGCCCCTGACCCAGGGCGACCATCCGGACCACGGCGCGACCGGTGCGATCGTACGGGCGGCGGCACAGAGCGTCGGATACCCCACGGACGCCATCCGGTACTTCGTCGGATATCCGTCGCAGAATCTGCCCGTCAACCTCAGCGGCGACGCCCTCAACCGCAAGGTCGACACGTACCGCGTGTACGCGAAGGAGGACCCGGTGATCGCCTGTGCCGACAACACCGCCTGCCTCGCTCGGAAGGGATTCGGCGCCTGGCTGCAGCGTTCCTATCCGAAGACGGATGCGGAACTCGGTATCGGCTGA
- a CDS encoding isoprenyl transferase: MSPKPYTHRDAVPYRPVDWTGEYPPAYQRGAVPRHVAIVMDGNGRWANGRGLTRVEGHKAGEAALLDVVAGAIQAGVGHLSVYAFSTENWSRSPDEVRFLMGFNRDVLHRRRDQLNEWGVRVRWAGRKPRLWGSVIKELQYAEELTRDNTVLTLTMCVNYGGRVELVDAMRSIADDVAAGRLRPSAVTEKLVQRRLYQPDMPDVDLFVRSSGEQRTSNFLLWESAYAEFVFLDTLWPDFGRRDLWRAIDMYLGRDRRFGGAVDAPRA, from the coding sequence ATGAGCCCGAAGCCCTATACGCACCGGGATGCGGTGCCCTACCGCCCCGTCGACTGGACGGGCGAGTATCCGCCGGCGTACCAGCGGGGCGCGGTGCCCCGTCACGTGGCGATCGTGATGGACGGCAACGGACGGTGGGCGAACGGCCGCGGACTCACCCGTGTCGAGGGGCACAAGGCGGGGGAGGCGGCGCTGTTGGATGTGGTCGCCGGAGCGATCCAGGCCGGAGTCGGCCACCTCTCCGTCTACGCGTTCTCGACGGAGAACTGGAGCCGTTCGCCCGACGAGGTGCGCTTCCTGATGGGTTTCAATCGCGACGTGCTGCACCGCCGCCGTGACCAGCTCAACGAGTGGGGCGTGCGGGTGCGGTGGGCCGGACGTAAGCCGCGGCTGTGGGGCTCGGTCATCAAAGAGCTCCAGTACGCCGAAGAACTCACGCGGGACAACACGGTTCTGACACTGACGATGTGCGTGAACTACGGCGGTCGGGTCGAGCTCGTCGACGCCATGCGATCGATCGCGGATGATGTCGCCGCCGGGCGCCTGAGGCCCTCCGCCGTCACGGAGAAGCTCGTTCAGCGTCGGCTGTACCAGCCGGACATGCCGGATGTGGACCTGTTCGTCCGATCCAGCGGGGAGCAGCGCACCTCGAACTTCCTTCTGTGGGAGTCCGCATACGCCGAGTTCGTGTTCCTCGACACCCTCTGGCCCGACTTCGGCCGTCGGGATCTGTGGCGGGCGATCGACATGTACTTGGGCCGCGATCGCCGTTTCGGCGGCGCGGTCGACGCACCGCGCGCGTGA
- the recO gene encoding DNA repair protein RecO — MPTYRDEVVVLRTHKLGEADRIVTMLGRRTGKIRAVAKGVRRTSSRLGARLEPFMVADVQLYAGRSLDIVQQAESLGTYGADIAGDYDSYTAASAMAETADRLGDAEASSSHYLLLVGGLRALARADHAPRSILDSYLLRALALSGWAPGLDDCARCGTPGPHSAFVAQAGGMVCRSCAPAGSARVDVETTGHLRALLTGDWVSVDAATERTHASASGLVAAYAQWHLERGIRSLSHVERAR, encoded by the coding sequence GTGCCCACCTATCGCGACGAGGTCGTGGTCCTGCGCACCCACAAGCTGGGTGAGGCGGATCGGATCGTCACCATGCTCGGGCGCCGCACCGGCAAGATCCGCGCCGTCGCGAAGGGCGTGCGACGCACGTCCTCCCGACTGGGGGCGCGATTGGAACCGTTCATGGTCGCCGACGTTCAGCTCTACGCGGGCCGCTCGCTCGACATCGTCCAGCAGGCGGAGTCGCTCGGCACCTACGGAGCCGACATCGCCGGCGACTACGACAGCTACACCGCCGCGAGCGCGATGGCCGAGACGGCCGATCGGCTCGGCGACGCCGAAGCGTCCTCGTCGCACTATCTGTTGCTGGTGGGAGGCTTGCGGGCCCTCGCTCGCGCCGACCATGCGCCGCGCAGCATCCTCGACTCCTACCTCCTGCGCGCCCTCGCGCTCTCGGGCTGGGCCCCCGGCCTCGACGACTGCGCCCGGTGCGGTACGCCCGGCCCGCACAGCGCGTTCGTCGCGCAGGCGGGCGGCATGGTGTGCCGTTCCTGTGCGCCCGCGGGGTCGGCGCGCGTCGACGTCGAGACCACAGGCCACCTCCGCGCGCTGCTGACCGGCGACTGGGTGAGTGTGGATGCCGCGACCGAGCGGACGCACGCCTCCGCCTCCGGGCTCGTCGCCGCGTACGCGCAGTGGCACCTCGAGCGCGGCATCCGATCGTTGTCCCACGTGGAAAGAGCCCGATGA
- a CDS encoding trimeric intracellular cation channel family protein produces the protein MTEPLFVIPLWADLTAVALGGVQGALFASGFRGQRRLDLLGVAIIGILFGMGGGLIRDLLLGVAPATLQSDWYLLTAMAASLIGMLLAGLFQRLNRVIVSLDAFVIGLFGAFGTSKALALGLPVVPAVFVGVCAAVGGGVLRDVIMGLPVAIMHVGSLYAVAAAAGCVVLATLDAFGVNLVAAAIVGIAVTTTIRILAVVFDLSLPEQRMLYRRKVAVETAAIPIVRPAAEPE, from the coding sequence GTGACCGAGCCGCTCTTCGTGATCCCCTTGTGGGCCGATCTCACTGCCGTCGCCCTCGGAGGGGTGCAGGGCGCGCTCTTCGCGTCCGGGTTCCGCGGACAGCGTCGTCTGGATCTGCTCGGCGTCGCCATCATCGGCATCCTGTTCGGGATGGGCGGCGGTCTGATCCGCGATCTGCTGCTGGGCGTGGCCCCGGCCACCCTGCAGAGCGACTGGTATCTGCTCACGGCGATGGCCGCATCCCTCATCGGCATGCTGTTGGCGGGTCTCTTCCAGCGTCTGAACCGCGTCATCGTCTCGCTCGACGCGTTCGTCATCGGACTCTTCGGCGCCTTCGGCACGAGCAAGGCTCTCGCCCTGGGGCTTCCGGTCGTGCCGGCCGTGTTCGTCGGGGTCTGCGCGGCCGTGGGCGGCGGGGTGCTCCGTGACGTGATCATGGGGCTGCCGGTTGCCATCATGCACGTCGGGTCGCTCTACGCCGTGGCCGCGGCGGCCGGATGCGTCGTCCTCGCCACACTGGACGCCTTCGGCGTGAACCTCGTCGCCGCGGCGATCGTCGGCATCGCCGTGACGACCACCATCCGCATCCTCGCGGTGGTCTTCGACCTGTCGCTCCCGGAGCAGCGGATGCTGTACCGGCGCAAGGTCGCGGTGGAAACGGCCGCGATCCCGATCGTGCGCCCCGCCGCCGAACCCGAGTGA
- the leuA gene encoding 2-isopropylmalate synthase, with protein MENTQKPSGMPTHKYRPFHEQIRVDLPDRTWPAKRITEAPRWCAVDLRDGNQALIDPMSPERKRVMFDLLVRMGYKEIEVGFPSASQTDFDFVRELIEKDLIPDDVTIQVLTQARQHLIERTYEAIAGAKQAIVHLYNSTSVLQRDVVFRTDKQGIIDIALEGARLCREYEKRVPETAVYYEYSPESYTGTELEFAAEICNAVLEVLEPMPERKVIINLPATVEMATPNVYADSIEWMGRNLNHRENVIISLHPHNDRGTAVAAAELGYMAGADRIEGCLFGNGERTGNVDLVALGINLFTQGIDPQIDFSDIDQIKRTAEYCNQLPVPERSPWAGDLVFTAFSGSHQDAIKKGFEAMAAEAAARGVSVDEIEWAVPYLPIDPKDLGRSYEAVIRVNSQSGKGGVAYLLKTDHALDLPRKLQIEFSGVVQAKTDAEGGEVTSDQIWSVFSDEYLPSESEDARWGRFELLGTRTSSEMTGDVELSVRLRDGDTVEDATANGNGPIAAFLEVLRTRGFDISLYDYVEHTMSAGGDAQAAAYVELQVDGERLWGVGIDGDISTASLKAVVSSVNRAIRTRERELVASA; from the coding sequence ATGGAGAACACTCAGAAGCCGTCCGGCATGCCGACGCACAAGTACCGTCCGTTCCACGAGCAGATCCGTGTGGACCTGCCCGATCGCACTTGGCCGGCCAAGCGCATCACCGAGGCACCGCGTTGGTGCGCGGTCGATCTGCGCGACGGCAACCAGGCACTGATCGATCCGATGAGTCCCGAGCGCAAGCGCGTCATGTTCGATCTGTTGGTGCGCATGGGGTACAAGGAGATCGAAGTCGGCTTCCCGAGCGCGAGCCAGACGGACTTCGATTTCGTGCGGGAGCTGATCGAGAAGGACCTCATCCCCGACGACGTCACCATCCAGGTGCTGACGCAGGCGCGCCAGCACCTGATCGAGCGCACCTACGAGGCCATCGCCGGCGCCAAGCAGGCGATCGTCCACCTGTACAACTCCACGAGCGTGCTGCAGCGCGACGTCGTGTTCCGCACCGACAAGCAGGGCATCATCGATATCGCGCTGGAGGGCGCGCGGCTGTGCCGCGAGTACGAGAAGCGCGTGCCCGAGACCGCGGTGTACTACGAGTACTCGCCCGAGAGCTACACGGGCACCGAGCTCGAGTTCGCGGCGGAGATCTGCAACGCGGTGCTCGAGGTCCTCGAGCCGATGCCCGAGCGCAAGGTCATCATCAACCTGCCCGCCACGGTCGAGATGGCCACCCCGAACGTCTACGCCGACTCGATCGAGTGGATGGGGCGCAACCTCAATCACCGTGAGAACGTCATCATCTCGCTGCACCCGCACAACGACCGCGGCACCGCCGTCGCCGCGGCGGAGCTGGGCTACATGGCCGGGGCCGACCGCATCGAAGGCTGCTTGTTCGGCAACGGGGAGCGCACGGGCAACGTCGACCTGGTGGCTCTGGGCATCAACCTGTTCACGCAGGGAATCGACCCGCAGATCGACTTCAGCGACATCGATCAGATCAAGCGCACGGCAGAGTACTGTAACCAGCTGCCGGTTCCCGAGCGCAGTCCCTGGGCCGGAGACCTCGTCTTCACGGCCTTCAGCGGCTCGCACCAGGACGCCATCAAGAAGGGCTTCGAGGCGATGGCCGCCGAGGCCGCGGCGCGCGGCGTGTCGGTCGACGAGATCGAGTGGGCCGTGCCGTACCTGCCCATCGACCCCAAGGATCTGGGTCGCTCCTACGAGGCGGTCATCCGCGTCAACTCGCAGTCCGGCAAGGGCGGGGTGGCATACCTGCTCAAGACCGACCACGCGCTGGATCTGCCCCGCAAGCTCCAGATCGAGTTCTCCGGTGTCGTGCAGGCCAAGACCGACGCCGAGGGCGGCGAGGTCACGAGCGACCAGATCTGGTCGGTCTTCTCAGACGAGTACCTGCCTTCGGAGTCGGAGGACGCCCGCTGGGGCCGTTTCGAGCTTCTCGGCACGCGGACGTCGAGCGAGATGACCGGCGATGTCGAGCTGAGCGTTCGCCTGCGCGACGGCGACACCGTCGAGGATGCGACCGCGAACGGCAACGGCCCCATCGCGGCCTTCCTCGAAGTGCTGCGGACCCGTGGGTTCGACATCTCGCTGTACGACTACGTCGAGCACACCATGAGTGCCGGCGGCGACGCGCAGGCAGCGGCCTACGTCGAGCTCCAGGTCGACGGCGAGCGGCTCTGGGGCGTCGGCATCGACGGCGACATCTCGACGGCGAGCCTCAAGGCGGTCGTCTCGAGCGTCAACCGCGCGATCCGCACCCGCGAGCGCGAACTGGTCGCCAGCGCCTGA
- the era gene encoding GTPase Era, whose product MTDEHRSGFVTFVGRPNVGKSTLTNALVGEKIAITSEKPQTTRRAIRGIVNRPAGQLVVVDTPGLHRPRTLLGQRLNDLVEDVLGDVDVIAFCAPATEKVGPGDRRIAESLNGYPRARKVAVVTKTDAASREQITERLLEVDSLREDWDAVIPLSALTGEQLGVLSDELLALMPTGPALYDADVVTDETTEDRIAEIIREAALGDAREELPHSIAVVVQDIAEREDSDLTDVFADIVVERDSQKAIIIGRKGQRLRDVGAASRAGIEQLLGRRVYLSLHVRVAKEWQRDPKQLGRLGF is encoded by the coding sequence ATGACCGACGAGCACCGCAGCGGTTTCGTGACATTCGTGGGCCGCCCGAACGTCGGTAAGTCGACGCTCACCAACGCGCTCGTGGGCGAGAAGATCGCCATCACGAGCGAGAAGCCGCAGACGACGCGCCGCGCCATCCGGGGCATCGTGAATCGGCCCGCCGGTCAGCTGGTCGTCGTCGACACGCCGGGATTGCACCGACCCCGCACCCTGCTCGGCCAGCGTCTCAACGACCTGGTCGAGGACGTGCTCGGCGACGTGGACGTGATCGCGTTCTGCGCGCCTGCGACGGAGAAGGTGGGCCCCGGCGATCGCCGCATCGCAGAGTCGCTGAACGGCTATCCCCGCGCGCGCAAGGTCGCCGTCGTCACGAAGACGGATGCCGCATCCCGCGAGCAGATCACCGAGCGGCTGCTCGAGGTGGATTCCCTCCGCGAGGACTGGGATGCGGTCATCCCGCTCTCCGCGCTGACGGGGGAGCAACTGGGCGTGCTCTCCGACGAGCTTCTCGCGCTCATGCCCACCGGACCCGCGCTGTACGACGCGGATGTGGTGACCGACGAGACCACGGAGGACCGCATCGCCGAGATCATCCGCGAGGCGGCGCTGGGTGATGCGCGCGAGGAACTCCCGCACTCCATCGCGGTCGTCGTGCAGGACATCGCCGAGCGTGAGGACTCCGATCTGACGGATGTGTTCGCCGACATCGTCGTCGAACGCGACAGTCAGAAGGCGATCATCATCGGACGCAAGGGTCAGCGCCTGCGCGATGTGGGCGCGGCGTCGCGCGCCGGGATCGAGCAGCTGCTCGGGCGCCGCGTGTATCTGTCGCTGCACGTACGCGTCGCCAAGGAGTGGCAGCGCGACCCGAAGCAGCTCGGGCGCCTCGGCTTCTGA
- a CDS encoding hemolysin family protein: MTAALLLTAAVLLIAFGALMAAIDAAFGVTSRQDLVDLSGSGRNAVPLGRISADPEAHANAVAFIRVLAETGAAVLVTAAFDQLFDNVWWAILAAVVLMTGLSFVAVGVSPRSVGRRHAEGLLRGAAPVIRGVRILLGPLAHGLVALSSRVTPGGARGASFDTEEQLLSMVDEAAMHDLIEEDDRELIHSVFEFTGTYVRAVMVPRTDLVTLGEDDTAREALRIFLDTGVSRIPVLTADGEDVSGILYLKDLVRRAFRDEQDWGAQPVAQLARVPVFVPESMRVEPLLQQMQRDAVHVCMVVDEYGGIAGLVTLEDVIEELVGEIADEYDAPATEVVELGPDRYRVSARLGLDAVGELFGLELDDDEVDSVGGLLGKVLGRVPQPGASVTYEGLTLTGGASRGRGRGLATVLVERAPEPQTDTRTGSIPVPVKGER, encoded by the coding sequence ATGACCGCTGCTCTGCTGCTGACCGCCGCCGTTCTGCTCATCGCGTTCGGCGCTCTCATGGCCGCGATCGACGCGGCGTTCGGTGTCACCTCCCGCCAGGACCTCGTCGATCTCTCGGGATCCGGGCGCAACGCCGTGCCGCTCGGTCGCATCAGCGCCGACCCTGAGGCGCACGCCAACGCGGTGGCCTTCATCCGGGTGCTCGCCGAGACCGGCGCTGCCGTGCTCGTGACCGCCGCGTTCGACCAGCTGTTCGACAACGTCTGGTGGGCGATCCTGGCGGCCGTCGTGCTCATGACGGGCCTGTCGTTCGTGGCTGTCGGCGTCAGCCCCCGCTCGGTGGGCCGTCGTCACGCCGAGGGCCTGCTGCGCGGAGCCGCACCGGTGATCCGGGGAGTCCGCATCCTCCTCGGTCCGCTCGCGCACGGCCTTGTCGCGCTGAGCAGCAGGGTCACCCCCGGCGGCGCACGCGGGGCATCCTTCGACACCGAGGAGCAGCTGCTCAGCATGGTCGACGAGGCGGCCATGCACGACCTCATCGAAGAGGACGACCGCGAGCTCATCCATTCGGTCTTCGAGTTCACCGGCACCTACGTGCGCGCCGTCATGGTGCCGCGCACCGACCTCGTCACGCTCGGCGAGGACGACACGGCGCGCGAGGCGCTGCGGATCTTCCTGGACACCGGCGTTTCGCGCATCCCCGTCCTCACCGCCGACGGCGAGGACGTCAGCGGCATCCTCTACCTCAAGGACCTCGTGCGCCGCGCGTTCCGCGACGAGCAGGACTGGGGTGCGCAGCCGGTGGCGCAGCTGGCACGCGTCCCCGTCTTCGTTCCCGAGTCGATGCGCGTCGAGCCGTTGCTGCAGCAGATGCAGCGCGACGCGGTGCACGTGTGCATGGTCGTCGACGAGTACGGCGGCATCGCCGGCCTCGTGACCCTCGAGGACGTCATCGAGGAGCTCGTGGGCGAGATCGCCGACGAGTACGACGCCCCGGCGACGGAGGTGGTCGAGCTCGGCCCGGACCGCTACCGCGTGAGCGCCCGCCTCGGCCTGGATGCGGTCGGCGAGCTGTTCGGCCTCGAGCTCGATGACGACGAGGTCGACTCCGTCGGCGGCCTTCTGGGCAAGGTCCTGGGAAGGGTCCCGCAGCCCGGTGCCAGCGTCACGTACGAGGGCCTCACCCTGACAGGCGGAGCCTCCCGCGGACGGGGACGCGGTCTCGCGACGGTCCTCGTCGAGCGCGCCCCGGAACCGCAGACGGATACCCGGACGGGATCGATCCCCGTGCCGGTGAAGGGAGAACGATGA
- the ybeY gene encoding rRNA maturation RNase YbeY: protein MTIEITNESGIDVDETVLLRLMESNFSELHISPDADVAILLVDEGAMEALHVQWMDEPGPTDVLSFPMDELRPGSEEAPTPPGLLGDIVLCPQVAETQAREAKPPHPMQDELIMLTTHGLLHLLGFDHAEPDDAAEMFGLQRDLIVAFTLAERRRARG from the coding sequence ATGACGATCGAGATCACCAACGAGTCCGGCATCGACGTCGACGAGACCGTGCTGTTGCGCCTCATGGAGAGCAACTTCTCGGAGCTGCACATCAGCCCGGACGCCGACGTCGCGATCCTCTTGGTCGACGAGGGCGCCATGGAGGCGCTGCACGTGCAGTGGATGGACGAGCCCGGACCGACCGACGTGCTGAGCTTCCCGATGGACGAGCTGCGGCCGGGTTCCGAAGAGGCTCCCACCCCTCCCGGTCTGCTGGGCGACATCGTGCTGTGCCCTCAGGTCGCCGAGACCCAGGCACGCGAGGCGAAGCCGCCGCATCCGATGCAGGACGAGCTCATCATGCTCACCACGCACGGGCTGCTGCATCTGCTCGGCTTCGATCACGCCGAGCCCGACGACGCGGCCGAGATGTTCGGCCTGCAACGCGATCTCATCGTCGCCTTCACCCTCGCCGAGCGGCGTAGGGCGCGGGGATGA
- a CDS encoding PhoH family protein, whose product MADGIAMVQLLGPQDRLLRVVEREHPDVDVHVRGNEITLSGSAADVAAAKTLVEELLVMTRRGQDLGPADVASSRRILDTDGGMRPSEVMGEAILSSRGKVIRPKTLGQKAYVDAIEENTIVFGIGPAGTGKTYLAMAKAVQALQRKEVSRIILSRPAIEAGERLGFLPGSLTDKIDPYLRPLYDALNEMLDPELVPKLMASGTIEVAPLAYMRGRTLNDSFVVLDEAQNTTPEQMKMFLTRLGFGTRMVVTGDITQIDLPQGASGLRLVTRVLKDIDDIHFSYLTSDDVVRHTLVGKIVDAYTEFDERRLASRRERDEASELANRAQRRGGARDHLPKRGRS is encoded by the coding sequence ATGGCCGACGGCATCGCCATGGTGCAGCTTCTCGGGCCGCAGGACCGCCTTCTGCGCGTGGTCGAGCGTGAGCATCCGGATGTCGACGTGCACGTGCGCGGTAATGAGATCACCCTCTCCGGCTCGGCCGCCGATGTCGCCGCGGCCAAGACGCTCGTGGAGGAGCTGCTGGTCATGACCCGCCGCGGACAGGATCTCGGTCCCGCCGACGTGGCGTCGTCGCGCCGCATCCTCGACACGGACGGTGGGATGCGTCCGTCCGAGGTCATGGGCGAGGCGATCCTGTCGTCGCGGGGCAAGGTCATCCGCCCGAAGACGCTCGGACAGAAGGCCTACGTCGACGCGATCGAGGAGAACACGATCGTGTTCGGCATCGGTCCCGCCGGAACCGGCAAGACCTATCTGGCGATGGCGAAAGCCGTCCAGGCGCTGCAGCGCAAGGAGGTCAGCCGCATCATCCTCAGCCGGCCGGCGATCGAGGCGGGGGAGCGCCTGGGGTTCCTCCCCGGCTCGCTGACCGACAAGATCGATCCCTACCTGCGGCCGCTCTACGACGCGCTCAACGAGATGCTCGACCCGGAGCTCGTCCCCAAGCTCATGGCCAGTGGAACCATCGAGGTGGCCCCCCTCGCCTACATGCGCGGACGCACGCTCAACGACTCCTTCGTCGTGCTCGACGAGGCGCAGAACACCACCCCGGAGCAGATGAAGATGTTCCTCACCCGCCTGGGGTTCGGAACACGCATGGTCGTCACCGGCGACATCACGCAGATCGACCTGCCGCAGGGTGCCTCCGGCCTCCGGCTGGTGACGCGGGTGCTCAAGGACATCGACGACATCCATTTCTCGTACCTCACGAGCGACGACGTGGTGCGCCACACCCTCGTCGGCAAGATCGTCGACGCGTACACCGAGTTCGACGAGAGACGCCTCGCGTCCCGGCGCGAGCGGGACGAGGCCAGCGAGCTCGCCAATCGTGCCCAGAGGCGCGGCGGGGCGCGCGACCACCTTCCGAAGCGAGGACGCTCATGA
- a CDS encoding HIT domain-containing protein codes for MSEQSVFTRILLGEIPAEILVETERVFVIRDIAPQAPVHLLVIPKTPDYRDVVSLAAQAPDLLAEMVEVAGKVAAEHADGDFRLVFNTGAGAGQTVFHVHAHVLAGDLAEGSVGA; via the coding sequence ATGAGCGAGCAGTCCGTGTTCACCCGCATCCTGCTGGGCGAGATCCCCGCGGAGATCCTCGTCGAGACCGAGCGCGTCTTCGTCATCCGTGACATCGCACCCCAGGCTCCCGTCCACCTCCTGGTGATCCCGAAGACACCGGACTACCGCGACGTCGTGTCGCTCGCGGCGCAGGCGCCCGATCTGCTGGCCGAGATGGTCGAGGTCGCAGGCAAGGTCGCCGCCGAGCACGCGGACGGCGACTTCCGCCTCGTCTTCAACACCGGTGCCGGTGCCGGGCAGACCGTGTTCCATGTACACGCCCACGTCCTCGCCGGCGACCTGGCGGAGGGGAGCGTCGGTGCCTGA
- a CDS encoding 16S rRNA (uracil(1498)-N(3))-methyltransferase, with amino-acid sequence MALHFLLDDASDAHPGRTVVLTGAEAHHAATVRRVRVGEEVTIGDGRGAWATGTCVSVAPREVVVEIHRREDVRAPAPRLVLVQALAKGDRDEMAVQAATELGVAEVVPWQAARSVSRWDTAKAEKGRARWTQIVREAAKQAHRAWVPEVSEVRTSAQIAQRAAAVPTLVLEPGASQPLSARMRELRDAPEIVLVVGPEGGIDAAELDTFAAAGAHPVRLGTGVLRTSTAGPAALAAIEALLGRW; translated from the coding sequence ATGGCGCTGCACTTCCTCCTCGACGATGCCTCCGACGCGCATCCCGGCCGTACGGTCGTGCTGACCGGAGCCGAGGCGCACCACGCCGCCACCGTGCGGCGTGTGCGCGTCGGCGAGGAGGTGACGATCGGCGACGGGCGAGGCGCCTGGGCGACCGGAACGTGCGTGAGCGTGGCGCCGCGCGAGGTGGTCGTCGAGATCCATCGGCGCGAGGACGTCCGCGCCCCTGCGCCGCGCCTGGTCCTCGTCCAAGCGCTGGCGAAGGGCGACCGCGATGAGATGGCGGTGCAGGCCGCGACGGAGCTCGGCGTTGCCGAGGTCGTGCCGTGGCAGGCCGCTCGCAGCGTCTCGCGCTGGGATACGGCCAAGGCGGAAAAAGGTCGCGCCCGCTGGACGCAGATCGTCCGCGAGGCCGCCAAGCAGGCCCACCGCGCGTGGGTGCCGGAGGTGAGCGAGGTGCGCACGAGCGCGCAGATCGCGCAGCGTGCCGCGGCTGTCCCGACGCTCGTGCTGGAGCCGGGTGCGTCCCAACCGCTCAGCGCTAGGATGCGGGAGCTGCGGGATGCCCCGGAGATCGTCCTGGTGGTGGGGCCCGAAGGCGGCATCGACGCCGCCGAGCTCGACACGTTCGCTGCGGCGGGCGCGCATCCGGTCCGGCTCGGAACCGGAGTGCTGCGCACATCGACCGCGGGACCGGCCGCGCTGGCAGCGATCGAGGCCCTCCTCGGTCGGTGGTGA